The following are from one region of the Verrucomicrobiia bacterium genome:
- a CDS encoding peptidylprolyl isomerase, whose protein sequence is MTKAKASHILVKDEKSCLDLKKQIEGGASFSDLAKKHSLCPSGKSGGDLGTFFPGQMVREFDEVVFSKEVGKTHGPVKTQFGYHLILIESRS, encoded by the coding sequence ATGACCAAAGCCAAAGCGAGCCACATCCTGGTTAAAGACGAGAAAAGCTGTCTCGATCTCAAGAAGCAGATCGAGGGCGGCGCAAGCTTCAGCGATCTTGCGAAAAAACATTCCCTTTGTCCTTCCGGAAAATCGGGAGGGGATCTCGGGACGTTTTTCCCCGGCCAGATGGTGAGGGAATTCGACGAGGTCGTATTTTCCAAAGAAGTAGGCAAAACTCACGGGCCTGTCAAAACTCAATTCGGTTACCATTTGATTCTGATCGAATCCCGCTCCTAG